Sequence from the Maribellus comscasis genome:
GTATGGCAATCGGTTGTGTTTGGGTAAGAAGCCATTTGGGAGCAACAATTACCGGTAGTTTTTCTACAATATCGCGGATTATTTCAAAGGATGCGCTTCCTGAGCCAACAACTATCCCGGCACGTAAAACAGTCAGTGAATAAGCATTACTTTTTAAAATTTCCTCTACCTTTCTGCGCGATGCCAAATGACGTGAGAGTTTCGTTGTATTGGTAATCCCACTCAAATAAATAAGCTGTTTTACCCGGGTGCTTTCCATGTACTTTTTAAAATTTTCAGCGGCTTTTGATTCCAGTAAATCAAATTTCTCCGACGAAGTAGTCATGGAATGAATAAGGTAATATGCAGCATCAATGTTTTTAGGAATGATCTCAAAATCAGGTTCATTCAAAAAATCAACTTCAACCACCTCCAGTTTTTCAAGAAGATTTTTGTGAAAATTTAGCCTCCGTTTTTCACGTACGCAACAAATTACATGATGTCCTTTTTCAATGAGTGCCGGGAGTAAACGTTTTCCTACATAACCTGTTACGCCTGTTAAAAGTATTCTCATAATTTGTTGATTCAGAAAGAGAACAAATAATCGAGCTTTAAAGTTTACATGTTCTGTTGAACCGATTTATATATGCGGGAATTTCCGGTTTTCTTGACGAAAATTCTTTTTAGCTGCTAATTCTTTCTTTATTTTCGCAACCCAATATACAAAATTGAATCATGCGAAAAATCTTTCTTCTTTTTTTGTTTTTGGCGCAGCTTGTTGTTGCCCAGCAAAAACAAATGACGCTTGGGGATGCCATCCTTGGCCGCTACAATGGTCTTAGTCCTGAATCATTTGAGAATCTGAGCTGGAGGAGTGAAATTGAGTTTACTTATCTTGAGAGTGATACCTTATGGCTTGAATCTGCAAAGAAAGGGGAAAAGATACCCTTTATTGTTCTTGAGGAGTTAAACGCGATTGTGCATGACTCAACGGGAATTCGTTTTAAAAATTTTCCGCAATATTCATGGGTGAACGATTCCGAAATGTTGATTCAGAACAGAAATAAGTTTTTGCTGATTGACACCGGAAATAAAAAGTTGGTTTATAAATATGAATTGCCTGTAAGTGCTGAAAATGCTGAATTTAATATAGCTGGAAAATTTGTTGTTTATACGGTTAAAGATGATTTGTTTATCTCTTTTGCTGACGGCGGGAAGGTGCAAGTCACTTTCGACGGTGGAAAAGGAATTGTAAATGGCAAATCGGTCCACCGAAGTGAATTTGGAATTTCCGGTGGAATTTTTAATTCGCCGCAAGGGAATTTTGTAGCTTTCTACCGGAAGGACGAAAGCAGGGTTCACGATTATCCGCTGGTCGATTTTATGGGGAGGCAGGCAGAATACACTCCCGTAAAATACCCGATGGCCGGATTAACCAGCGAGCAGGTAAAACTGGGGATTTATAAAATTTCCAGTGGCAAAACTGTTTTTATGAAAACCGGAGAACCGCTTGATCATTATCTGACCAATATTGCCTGGTCGCCGGATGAAAAGAACATTTATATTGCAGAACTGAACCGCGGGCAAAACCACATGCAACTGAATTGTTACGATGTTTCGTCCGGAGAAAAAGTAAAAACTTTATTTGAGGAGACCGATGAACGATATGTTGAGCCGCTGTATCCGATTCAATTCTCCCAAACAAATAAAAATGAGTTTTATTATTTGAGCCGGAAAGACGGTTGGTTTCACATATACAAATACAACACACAAGGACAGTTGCTAAAACAAATTACAAAAGGAGAGTGGGAAGTAACCAATGTTTTAGGTTTCGACAGTAAAGAAAAATTTGTTTTTGTGGAGGCAACAAAAGAAAGTCCGCTGGAAAATCATATTTACCGGGTGAATATTAAAACCGGGGAAATGGAAAAGCTTTCAAACAGACAAGGCGTTCACAGCGGCGTAGTCAGCCCCGGTGGCAAATTTATAATTGATAACTGGAGTGCGCCGAAGAT
This genomic interval carries:
- a CDS encoding S9 family peptidase, producing the protein MRKIFLLFLFLAQLVVAQQKQMTLGDAILGRYNGLSPESFENLSWRSEIEFTYLESDTLWLESAKKGEKIPFIVLEELNAIVHDSTGIRFKNFPQYSWVNDSEMLIQNRNKFLLIDTGNKKLVYKYELPVSAENAEFNIAGKFVVYTVKDDLFISFADGGKVQVTFDGGKGIVNGKSVHRSEFGISGGIFNSPQGNFVAFYRKDESRVHDYPLVDFMGRQAEYTPVKYPMAGLTSEQVKLGIYKISSGKTVFMKTGEPLDHYLTNIAWSPDEKNIYIAELNRGQNHMQLNCYDVSSGEKVKTLFEETDERYVEPLYPIQFSQTNKNEFYYLSRKDGWFHIYKYNTQGQLLKQITKGEWEVTNVLGFDSKEKFVFVEATKESPLENHIYRVNIKTGEMEKLSNRQGVHSGVVSPGGKFIIDNWSAPKIPHNTDLISADGSKRKNLLSSKDPLEDFQLGENKLVSILSADGKTELAGRLILPVDFDPSKKYPVIVYVYGGPHSQLVNKSWNNQARWWQYYMASQGYIAFTMDNRGTLNRGRHFETVVHRQLGILETEDQMKGIEYLKSLPYVDSDRIGVHGWSYGGFMTLNLMLRHPEVFKVGVAGGPVVNWSMYEVMYGERYMDTPQENPEGFKETNMLNHVSGLQGKLMLVHGVQDETVVMQHSMKFLRECVKQEKQLDFFVYPTHPHNVRGKDRVHLMQKVSDYFIDNL